The Brachypodium distachyon strain Bd21 chromosome 4, Brachypodium_distachyon_v3.0, whole genome shotgun sequence nucleotide sequence AATATTCTCTCTATAGTTCCACAATGCTTGCAGTTGTTTTCCACAGAACATTGATCATCCAATAGAAACTGAAGCTCTGCAAACGACTTGATCTGCAAAAATGGTCAAAGGGGCTCTCCAGTCAACCATTCCTACTTGCATGAATACTTTGCATTATATTTTCAGGTATACAGTTCGGCTAGACAGGAAATACAGTGCATAAGACATATACTTTTGTTGTTTGAGGTGAACCAGCGTCAAGTATATGAAAACCGTAGTACATAGGTATTTTTTAGAAGACTTCCCACAACTGAACAGAGGGGACATTGAACACGCCGAACACCTCATGAGAAATTAATCGACTCACCATTCTCAACTTTCGTACACACCTCACAAGACAGATTGATACAAAATCCTCAATTACAAGCCCACTTGCTATGTAGAGCCACATTTTAattacttttttctttttcttttttgaccaAACACATGTGAATTACTTTGTTAACCGTGAAGCTGAAACCTCCATAAACCTTTGTGATAATGTATCAGCATTCAGGAAACTCAATTCAAAAAGAAATGTAACGCAAACACTGTCCAGCGGCAGAATTATGAGACTTCAGGACGCGAGCACCGTCCATCCAGACAGGATCTTTAGTGGTACTAAAGCTAAAACGAATTCTAACGGTACAAGATGAAAAGTTGAGATTCAAGATGCAATCAGAATATCAgatcaatcttttttttctattgcTCAAAGTGCATCTTCACTCATATGGAGCTTAAAACATCATGTAAAAGACTGCCAGATGAACAAGTATAAGACCCAGAAGTCCATATGTGTGAGAGAGGATACAGATCTGTGAGAACACCTGAAAAGTTTCCTGGATGCTGTTAAACCAAGATCAGAAGCTGCTTGAATAAATTTTCACATTCCACCAAACATTTGTAACTAGAAGAAAATTCCGCAGAATTTGGTACTTGCCCCAGTCTCCCAGGACATAGCATCACTGACAAGGTGACAACAAGCCACAATAACTGAGCCAGAGGACACTGAAAGAATGAATAATATGTAGCTTCCAGGCAGCCGCAGAATATGCGATGAGATAATAAGTGGACAGACAAAATCATGAACCAAAGAAAGAATACATTTTTCAGAGGATTCTTGTCTGCCTGATGCAGGTTGATTTTGGGTCTTTGTAACTATAGTTCAACACAGCATGAAATTAGGAACAGTAGAAAGTTTTTGCTAACACTTATTACTGAGATTCTTCAAAAATATAGCAAGGTGGAGAATGTGCAACAAGTGTGCACCTTTAGTTCAGTTCTGTACTTTGCTTAGCTGTATTGTCGAAGTGATAAAATACATAAACATGATTGTTATGACTTGTGACGATATGACTGGGGAAATGTTAAATGTGGCAATATGCTTCTTGTACCCAAATTAGGAGGAACACACCTAGGGATGCAAGTGGTAACCGGCATGAAGCCCACATGCATGAATATCTCAAGCCAACCTATACAACGTCCAAGTGAAAAATCACACTATAGGTTGACTTTTCATCTACTAATATGCAGGTGTCCTGAAATGCCGGATTGCTGCCGAAAACACTTTTTGGTTTCTCTAATAGGATATTTAATTGACTACATTTTTCACACAAATCACCAGCACAAAAGTTCGCAGTTGCTGTGTACAGTACTTGCATCTGAATCACATCTAATGCTTCTTCACAGTTTGAGGGCCTCTTTGGATCATAGGAATTGTAAAacataggaataggaaaaatacAGAAATAGGATGCCATGGCATATTGAAACCTATGGGAATTCAAAAACACAGGAATCGGTAGTACaagttgtttggttgcagCATAGGAAAAATACAGAAATCTTGTATAGACATTAGTGTAAGCCATACTTGTCATAGACACATAGGAATTTTTCCAGGAGGTTAGACCTCTTGCTAAAAATTCCATAGGAATAGGGTGTAGGAAACAAATCCATAGGAAGTACCTGGATACCTATCTCTATTCAATTTGATCATGAAGGTCAGGTCTAGTGAATCTTATGAACCACTTGCTATAGGAAGGATATGTATGGAGGTGTTTTATAGAATGTACAGAACACATTAGTTACAAAGTAACAACTTCTATGGTGATCTCCAAGCAACATAACACTTCAGTTAAAATCTAAAATTTTACCTTATTTATTGAGGAAAAACAATACATCCAtagatataaaaaaaataaaccagAGAATTTCATGTTCCTCAGTAATATCAAGAAAAGAATTTCCTATGTGCCATTGACAAGGAGCCCAGTTCCCTTTATAGTTTAGACCACTGACGAAGGGTTTATTCCCTACATACCCGTGACAACGGTTTTGAGTTCTCTCAAAGCCATTCCGTACCTCCTGTCAGTACAGATCCATCGAGTCACATAAAagatgtctttttttttacatatcAAGAATACCCTTGCCCATACATGTATTATCTGCTGCCCAAACAGAAGAAAATTACTGCCTAACCATTCATATTGGTTCCAAATACTAATTGGTTTAGAGGAAATTATTTTATACTTAGGGGGCACAAAGAGAATTGCATTACAGGTACAATACAAGGGCCAATTGTTCTTTTCATACACTAATGGGGGGTTAATGGAATGGCATTGATAGAACACAACTCAAAACCTTTATCCGATGATGCCTAGGGAACAAACAATTTGTAACACATAAGTGGTCTGACAGAATTTGAACTCCTAAATCACTTATCAGCGGCGCATAGGGAATTCTCAGccctatttttttatttagttcATAAATTATTCCTCTGATTTACTTGACAACTCATAAGACAAGGAAAACCTCGAAAACAAGCAGGCCGAGAATGAGGGATGCTGTACCCGCAATAGCATCCTTTACTATAAGCAACTCCCACTAGAAAAGTGAGGGAGTTATCCAAACCGGAGAAGGCCAATTCAACCATGGATGTGGAAGCACGTTGCCATCGAAGCTCTGAAAACTCTCGCTTTTCAGGTCCCAGACACCTATTTCTCGCCAGTTCTGCTCATACATGTTGACATACTCACAAGAGTCATCCGTGATGTTGACGCAGTTCGACTTCAGCATCGGAAAATCGTTGGTAGGAAGACACGTAGTGCCGTTGTAGCCAATAAATAGTGCATGATCCTCCAAGCTTGTCATCTTCACAAGCTTCTGCTGGTCAAGATCGACTTTATATATCTCTATTTCGGTTGTCCTGAGCTCCATAAACTGGAGCATGTCATCTTCATTGTGTCCCTCTGGATCTTCAGGAACCTCCACAGGTGCGGACGAATCATCGTAGTGTCTCCACCTCAATATTTGCAAGATATCACCCCATGGTGCTTGCAGGATATACATGCCGGAAGGGAGAGGGACAGGGACAGACGCGTCCGTTATTCCCTGCATGATCTGTGTCACAACAGGGGATGGCCCGTTGAGATTTAAGGTGAACACAGACCTGCAGTGACAAAGAACGTAGAACAAGCCTTGGTCGTCGTTGTACAGGGCGTCCATGAAGCCCCTGCTGTGGCCGCCCATGCACTGGTGGTCGTCCCGCGAGATCCACGTCCACCGCTCGTCGCCGATTCGGGCGTAGGAGAGCTCGCCAAATGGCATGTGCAAGAGAAGCGAGACGCACGCGCTCCCGGCGGACGGACTGCAGGAGAGGATAGCGCGGTGGTAGATGAAGCCCCGTGCCTCGCGGGGGTTGAAGGGGAGCGGCTCCGGGTCGTCCCTGTCAAAGACGTTGTACATGGGGCGGCCCTCGGCGTCGACGGAGCTCTCGACGTGGTGGAGGGCGGTGATGGGCGGGAGCGCGGCCTGGGCGCCGGTGATGGGGTTGAGGAGGCGGAGGTTGGAGaactcgtcggcggcggcgagccagCCGTGTCCCGAGCCGACCGTGAAGTAGCGGGTCAGCGGCAGGGGGACTCGGACAGAATCACCGGTGAAGGGGCACCagaggccggcggcgtcgggggcATAGTCTTTGGATGCGTAGAGCAGGCAGGGGAGCTGCTTCCGGGAGATTGGTAAGGGgaagcgacggcggcggaagcAGTATGCCACGTGCTGCAGACAGCGCCGGAGCGGACGAGGTCGGGGATCTCCATCGCCTCCATGAACATCGAGAGCAACTCCTCCGGCAGCCCCGCCCAATCGGGACCGTTACCGATGGCGTCGGCGGCTATTGCGGTAGCATTTGCCatggtgggcggcggcggcgatctaCTAGCGCTGGCTGGGCCGTGGCCTCTCAAATAAGCAGGCCTAGAACCGCACCCGAGAAGATGTCCTAAAGATGTCAGCTATGATCCGAGTCCGACTCAACGTGTGAGCACAACCCGGCTCCAACGCCAAGTGGACACTTGTGTTATCTTCCACCTCTACGTACGGCTCTACCgaccaatatttttttttaggaacactTTGTATTTCATTAAGAGGTAACTAGCACACGGCCTCTTaaacacatgcacacaaaattcatgtttatgcAAGAGACAAAAATATAATTAGACATTCAGTCAAAAGAACGGAACAATGAGTATTAATCAATCAACACCAGAGTTTATGATTAAACTTGTTGTCATATCAAGTGGATACATCCACATAAGACTAAACCCCAACTTCTACATAGCAAGATATGTAGACACAACCACATATCACCACACGGGCTGAAGTAGAGCAAGAGGAGCGCGTTTGCAACCATGATGTATCTGATGAATTCCTTACTTGTGGCAAGCTCATGCAACTTGATGTATCGGACGAGAGAGGAGTGCGGGACTGCGGCCATGTGAGGGAGGGGTTGCAGCCACGGGAGGAGGAGTGGAGGCAGGGGTAAATCCgttttttgcagaaaagtccaGTTTCGTCCTTAAATAGGACCGCGCATTGATTCTTGAAGTAACGAAGGGCTAAAACGCAAAAAAACATCGACGGACGAAACCCAACGACGGAAACGTTACTCCTTTTATTATTAGTTAGAGACTAGTACAGTGctcgtgcgttgccacggaaCAAGAATGCTCCAATATGTAGCTCAGGTTTTGCAATCATTAAGAAATATCCGAATGGGTCCAACTTAACTATTTATTTTAAGAACTATAGTAGCGAAGCTAATATAAAACATCTATAGCAGGctcacaaaacaaaaatcataaaTAAAACATCGATTGACTCATGTAAAGCCTTTTATTTAAAACCATAGTTTTTAGGAGGGGCACATGTCATGTGAACaatttatttctttgatagCACACTCCTTCCTTGGGAAGTGTTTTATTACAAAAGTACCATGGTTAAAAAGTGTGCTTAATCCAATAAGAGTAATGAACAAGATGGAGCATGGTGGAGAGCAAAACAAAGCCTAAAATTAATCCTTTATCTAAACCTTCAACTACTAGTCCTTTTGCTCGAGGCCTGCCTCTTGGCTAGATCAACATGATGCATCATCGCGTCGAAAAAGTTTATACTAAATCAGCTAAATTAACTTGGATTTGATTAAATAGCATTTTCACAAATGAAACAAGGAATTGGAGGTCAACGTCACGACATTTATCACCGAGATATGTAAGCTCAACATCGAGAACGGTGCGCCCATCACACCGAGCTCGGCACCAAAGCGTGTTTGCATAGTTCGACTTTAAACAACCTTGTTTCAATCTCAGTGTTGTTAAGTTTGACTAAGCTCACATAGCTCAGCGTCACTATGTTTGACGGTGACCTCGAATCTTCACTCGGGATTCAAAAAAAGTTTTCTTTAACGTCGCACGATGTATGGCGTTGACATATAGCCAACCTCGACACCTTGGAGCCTGGCATTAGTAAAAGATTTAGATTAAACTTTTTACAAACGGTATTTTTTTGGTGAATTATATGAAAGAAAAGGGTTAAGTTTTAAATTGTACCTACAGCAAAGATAGCCTTAAAAATTTAGCTCAATAATCCGCATCCATTTCCGATCGGACGCCAGGAGACGACCTGACAAAGATATCCCCAATCCCCTAAACCCCTCCCTCCATTCCCTCCACTCGCCATCATCCACCGGACAGCCACCACCTCCATCCATGGccacggcggccatggccttCTCCCCGGCCCTCCACCACCCgccccgcctccgccaccttctcctctcctccatctcactgtcctcctcctcctgcccaTACCCATGGCTCTCGGCCTGgtcccgcccccgccgcggcctccgccCGCCAGCCCCCGCGCTCGACCTCCGCCCAGAGCCCTCCCCCACCTCCGACTCCGACGAAGAGGACTCCGTCGGCACCAGCCGCCACGCCGGCCGCTCCACCATGTCTCtcatcctccgccgcctccagcgcgCGGGCTACTCCCCGGAGCCCCAGGCCGCCCATGCGGCCACCGCCTCCCGGCACCCGCAGCGGGGCTCCGTGGAGGACGTGTTCCGCGCGGACGACGGCGTGCTGCCGAACGCGCGCGGGGGGTTCGACGATGACGCCGAGTCGTCGCTCGTGGACGCGCGGTTCCCGTGGGAGCGGCCCATGCCCCCgcccgaggcggcggcgcgggctacGAAGTCCCCCGTGTGGATGGCGGAGCTCACTCTTCCCGAAGCCGAGCTGCGGCGCCTGCGGCACGCGACGATGAGGATCAAGTCGAGGATCCAGGTGGGTGGTGCTGGGGTCACGCGGGAGATCGTGGCGAAGATCAAGGAGAAGTGGAAGACGGATGAGGTGGTCAGGGTCAAGGTCAGCGGCACGCCTGCGCTCAACATGCGCCTCTTTCATGAGATACTCGAGGTGCGTAGCACATTTCGCCGGAATTGCTTAGCCTGCATCGATTTTGGTCTATTGTAGTAGTTTAGCTTCT carries:
- the LOC100827807 gene encoding uncharacterized protein LOC100827807, whose protein sequence is MANATAIAADAIGNGPDWAGLPEELLSMFMEAMEIPDLVRSGAVCNYAPDAAGLWCPFTGDSVRVPLPLTRYFTVGSGHGWLAAADEFSNLRLLNPITGAQAALPPITALHHVESSVDAEGRPMYNVFDRDDPEPLPFNPREARGFIYHRAILSCSPSAGSACVSLLLHMPFGELSYARIGDERWTWISRDDHQCMGGHSRGFMDALYNDDQGLFYVLCHCRSVFTLNLNGPSPVVTQIMQGITDASVPVPLPSGMYILQAPWGDILQILRWRHYDDSSAPVEVPEDPEGHNEDDMLQFMELRTTEIEIYKVDLDQQKLVKMTSLEDHALFIGYNGTTCLPTNDFPMLKSNCVNITDDSCEYVNMYEQNWREIGVWDLKSESFQSFDGNVLPHPWLNWPSPVWITPSLF